In Flammeovirgaceae bacterium 311, one DNA window encodes the following:
- a CDS encoding response regulator receiver protein (COG0784 FOG: CheY-like receiver), translating into MSKKVASIIFVDDDEIIGMVTKRLLEQMQVSEEVHLFSDSLVALAFMKKKYTTGKGVGEQANTDLVMLDIEMPGMGGFEMLSVLKEMEKTGQLHLKNTFFTIVTSHKTEKEELLARRHQVTAILEKPLRQQDILDLISKIR; encoded by the coding sequence ATGAGTAAAAAAGTAGCAAGCATTATTTTTGTTGATGATGACGAAATTATTGGCATGGTCACAAAAAGACTGCTTGAGCAGATGCAGGTGTCAGAAGAGGTCCATTTGTTTTCGGACAGCCTGGTGGCACTTGCTTTCATGAAAAAGAAATACACAACAGGCAAGGGCGTGGGTGAGCAGGCAAATACTGATTTAGTGATGCTGGATATAGAAATGCCTGGAATGGGTGGTTTTGAAATGCTCTCTGTTTTAAAGGAAATGGAAAAGACAGGTCAGCTCCATCTGAAGAACACATTTTTCACAATTGTTACCTCTCATAAAACAGAAAAGGAAGAGCTGCTGGCGCGCCGCCACCAGGTAACTGCCATTTTAGAAAAGCCCCTGCGGCAACAGGATATCCTAGACCTGATCAGTAAAATTCGGTAG
- a CDS encoding hypothetical protein (COG5340 Predicted transcriptional regulator), which produces MARTSVLSQRQTEIENFFDSLPDKSFSYEELVGIFDRHKEEWDIPKTNTSTQFINFLKEKTPFKSAELIRDEQGQPKTLFIWKAKDNLSIIRGLKKNGYYTHYTAMYLHGLTLQIPKVYYLNTERSQNPAPNYISQEAINLAFSKEQRKTSLSYSYGDKKVYLLNSKNTAELGVRTFKSQTEYYHYTDLERTLIDIAIRPAYAGGVFEVLEAYKRAKGKVDPVKLSEYLEELDFAYPYHQTIGFYMDKACYSSIDTALFNKRMHLDFYLTYNMKDKQFSDKWRLFYPKGM; this is translated from the coding sequence ATGGCAAGGACGAGTGTATTAAGTCAGCGCCAGACAGAGATTGAGAATTTTTTTGACTCTCTACCAGATAAGTCTTTCAGCTACGAAGAATTAGTGGGTATTTTTGACAGGCATAAGGAGGAATGGGATATTCCTAAGACCAATACTTCTACCCAATTTATTAATTTCCTGAAGGAGAAGACTCCTTTTAAGAGTGCAGAATTAATTCGAGATGAACAGGGGCAGCCCAAGACACTTTTTATCTGGAAAGCGAAAGATAACCTAAGTATTATCCGTGGCCTAAAGAAAAATGGCTACTACACCCACTACACGGCTATGTACTTGCACGGTCTAACATTGCAGATTCCAAAAGTCTACTATTTGAATACTGAACGATCCCAAAACCCTGCTCCTAATTACATAAGCCAGGAAGCCATAAACTTAGCCTTCTCGAAAGAGCAACGAAAGACGAGTCTTAGCTATAGCTATGGGGACAAAAAAGTTTATCTGCTAAACAGCAAGAATACAGCAGAGCTGGGAGTAAGGACCTTCAAAAGCCAAACAGAATATTATCATTATACAGATCTTGAACGTACTTTAATTGATATTGCCATTCGTCCTGCCTATGCCGGTGGCGTGTTTGAAGTACTGGAAGCTTACAAACGGGCAAAGGGAAAAGTTGATCCTGTTAAACTTAGTGAATATTTAGAAGAGCTTGATTTTGCCTATCCTTACCATCAGACCATAGGTTTCTATATGGATAAGGCATGTTACTCCTCAATTGATACAGCACTCTTTAATAAAAGAATGCATTTAGATTTTTACCTAACCTATAATATGAAGGATAAGCAGTTCTCTGATAAATGGAGACTCTTCTATCCAAAAGGAATGTAG
- a CDS encoding response regulator receiver protein (COG0784 FOG: CheY-like receiver) — protein sequence MAKIEKILFVDDDTICAYLNVTLVEGLGIAEEVMSINSAEEALQYIQEHYSGKAAFVREHPDLIFLDIKMPGMDGFEFLQELEGLKQVDRNRFLIIMLTASLNPGDKEKAACQSDKLFACLSKPLVEADVKKLLKGLLQAG from the coding sequence ATGGCTAAAATAGAAAAGATTCTTTTTGTTGATGACGATACAATTTGCGCATACCTGAATGTAACCCTGGTAGAGGGCTTAGGAATTGCAGAAGAAGTGATGTCTATAAATAGTGCAGAGGAAGCTTTACAATACATTCAGGAACACTATTCCGGAAAAGCTGCATTCGTTAGGGAGCATCCGGATCTGATCTTCCTGGATATTAAAATGCCTGGTATGGATGGATTTGAATTTCTGCAGGAGCTGGAAGGGCTAAAGCAGGTTGATCGGAACAGGTTTCTGATCATTATGCTTACCGCATCATTAAATCCTGGCGACAAGGAAAAAGCGGCCTGCCAGAGCGACAAATTGTTTGCCTGTCTTTCCAAGCCTCTGGTAGAAGCAGATGTAAAAAAGCTGCTGAAAGGTCTGCTGCAGGCAGGGTAA
- a CDS encoding hypothetical protein (COG1690 Uncharacterized conserved protein) produces MTNQKINGNDLMSIGYEGKAIGEALQILQTAYKGKTKQHLLELLKRVLETPALYREHAVLAPLAEVLLIPKPAEPRPLKAADQAYTIYGAEGIEAGARNQMDIAMRLPITVAGALMPDAHQGYGLPIGGVLATENAVIPYGVGVDIGCRMTMSLYDLPAHFLEKRRDPLKKMLVDNTRFGRATFEKPKEHAVIDRPEFKEVPIMKSLKDRAFQQLGSSGGGNHFVEWGTVELHDVDNEWGLTPGTYLALLSHSGSRGLGATIAGHYTKLAMETCKLPQEARHLAWLDLDTEAGQEYWLAMNLAGDYASACHHQIHDRLAKAIVHDPLARIENHHNFAWKEKDAAGREIIVHRKGATPAGAGVLGIIPGSMTAPGFIVRGKGKAESINSASHGAGRTMSRTQAKATLNPEAVQQQLAQAGVDLIGSGLDEAPGAYKDIRKVMEYQQDLVEVVGTFSPKIVRMCGDEKFMEVD; encoded by the coding sequence ATGACAAACCAGAAAATAAACGGAAACGACCTAATGTCCATTGGCTACGAAGGCAAAGCCATCGGCGAAGCCCTGCAGATCCTGCAGACCGCTTATAAAGGAAAAACAAAGCAGCATCTGCTGGAGCTCCTGAAACGGGTCCTTGAAACCCCTGCCCTGTACAGGGAACATGCCGTGCTGGCACCTCTTGCCGAAGTGTTGCTGATTCCCAAGCCTGCAGAACCCCGGCCACTGAAAGCAGCAGATCAGGCCTACACCATTTATGGCGCTGAAGGCATAGAAGCAGGTGCCCGTAACCAGATGGATATTGCCATGCGCCTGCCCATTACCGTAGCCGGTGCTCTTATGCCCGATGCTCACCAGGGCTACGGCCTTCCGATTGGAGGTGTGCTGGCCACTGAAAATGCGGTGATTCCGTATGGTGTAGGCGTAGACATTGGCTGCCGCATGACCATGAGCCTCTATGACCTGCCTGCGCACTTCCTGGAGAAGCGGCGCGATCCATTAAAAAAGATGCTGGTAGACAACACCCGCTTCGGCCGCGCTACCTTCGAGAAGCCAAAGGAGCATGCCGTGATTGACCGGCCGGAGTTTAAGGAGGTCCCGATCATGAAAAGCCTGAAGGACCGTGCCTTCCAGCAGCTGGGCTCCTCCGGCGGGGGCAACCATTTTGTTGAATGGGGAACGGTGGAACTGCACGATGTAGATAATGAGTGGGGCTTAACGCCTGGTACTTACCTGGCCCTGCTTTCCCACTCCGGCTCGCGCGGACTGGGCGCTACCATAGCCGGCCACTACACCAAGCTGGCCATGGAAACTTGCAAACTGCCCCAGGAGGCCCGTCACCTGGCCTGGCTGGATCTGGATACTGAAGCCGGACAGGAGTACTGGCTGGCCATGAACCTGGCAGGCGATTATGCCTCTGCCTGCCACCACCAGATCCATGATCGTTTGGCAAAGGCCATCGTTCACGACCCCCTGGCCCGCATTGAAAACCACCACAACTTTGCCTGGAAAGAAAAAGATGCTGCAGGAAGGGAGATTATTGTACACCGCAAAGGCGCCACCCCGGCTGGTGCAGGCGTACTCGGCATCATTCCCGGCTCCATGACCGCCCCTGGCTTTATTGTTCGTGGAAAAGGGAAAGCCGAATCCATCAACTCCGCCTCCCACGGGGCCGGACGTACCATGTCGCGCACCCAGGCCAAAGCAACCCTTAACCCGGAAGCGGTGCAACAACAACTGGCGCAAGCCGGTGTAGATCTCATCGGCTCCGGCCTCGACGAAGCACCAGGCGCTTACAAGGACATCCGCAAGGTGATGGAGTACCAGCAGGATCTGGTAGAGGTGGTGGGGACCTTTTCGCCGAAGATTGTGAGGATGTGCGGGGATGAGAAGTTTATGGAGGTGGATTGA
- a CDS encoding putative transcriptional regulator, which produces MTVNRNALIRYRTLDNCLRNRYCQWTLEDMIEVCSEALYE; this is translated from the coding sequence ATGACCGTAAACCGCAACGCCCTGATCCGCTACCGCACGCTCGATAACTGCCTGCGCAACCGCTACTGCCAGTGGACGCTGGAAGACATGATCGAGGTCTGTTCGGAGGCGCTATACGAATAG
- a CDS encoding filamentation induced by camp protein fic (COG2110 Predicted phosphatase homologous to the C-terminal domain of histone macroH2A1): MTTTTKIRAVKGDITRIQADAIVNAANSSLLGGGLDERTNVVIREVHKDILLRTSAFLLLKDSKASFTIEGENPTQPGQRAGAEPSGRQAAGPLAKKECVDYTIHTIIPEEVVYLQKWERMQTWLDDRFQMPDNMVALLIRFLEQGGGRLSIRAVEKEFGELTDDEVKEIEESFSLCFKE, from the coding sequence ATGACTACCACCACTAAAATACGTGCAGTTAAAGGTGACATCACCAGGATACAGGCTGATGCTATTGTTAATGCAGCCAATAGCTCTCTTTTAGGCGGCGGGCTGGACGAAAGAACCAATGTTGTTATCAGGGAAGTGCACAAGGATATCCTGCTGCGCACCTCTGCATTTCTACTACTCAAAGATTCTAAAGCATCCTTCACCATTGAAGGGGAGAACCCTACCCAACCAGGGCAGCGCGCTGGGGCAGAGCCATCGGGCAGGCAGGCAGCAGGCCCCTTAGCAAAGAAGGAGTGTGTGGACTATACCATCCATACCATCATACCCGAAGAGGTAGTCTACCTGCAAAAGTGGGAAAGGATGCAAACCTGGCTGGACGACCGCTTTCAGATGCCCGACAATATGGTTGCCCTGCTCATCCGGTTCCTGGAACAAGGGGGAGGCAGGCTATCTATAAGAGCCGTAGAGAAAGAATTTGGAGAACTAACGGACGATGAGGTGAAGGAGATCGAGGAAAGCTTTAGCCTCTGTTTTAAAGAATAA
- a CDS encoding transposase (COG1943 Transposase and inactivated derivatives) — translation MRSKNNFSIVVLIDNHGDSDMPQSLTKNYVHIIFSSKNREPFLHSPVKEELWDCLGGMCKALECNPIHIGGYHDHVHVLCLLSKKLALMKLVEEIKTHSSKWLKAKGSEFSGFSWHLGYGAFSVNPAQWEAVAAHIEKQEEHHQEKSFQAEFRTILGKYKMDYDEHYLWD, via the coding sequence TTGCGTAGTAAAAATAATTTTTCTATTGTTGTACTTATTGACAACCATGGGGACAGCGATATGCCACAGTCGCTCACAAAAAATTATGTGCATATTATCTTCAGCTCAAAAAACAGGGAGCCTTTCCTGCATTCGCCTGTAAAGGAAGAACTGTGGGATTGCCTGGGTGGCATGTGCAAAGCCTTGGAGTGCAATCCGATCCACATAGGTGGCTACCACGACCATGTGCATGTGTTATGCCTCCTGTCTAAGAAACTTGCACTTATGAAGCTGGTCGAGGAAATTAAAACGCACTCTTCGAAGTGGCTTAAAGCAAAGGGATCCGAATTTAGCGGTTTTAGCTGGCATCTTGGCTATGGCGCCTTTTCTGTGAATCCTGCCCAATGGGAGGCAGTAGCAGCCCACATTGAAAAGCAGGAGGAGCACCACCAGGAGAAAAGCTTCCAGGCGGAATTCCGAACTATACTAGGCAAATACAAGATGGATTACGATGAACACTATTTGTGGGATTGA